One genomic window of Candidatus Omnitrophota bacterium includes the following:
- a CDS encoding TolC family protein → MIKRILAVIMMCALALGYNPTYVLSESDSASLAAHKTSAKARPKNNDLAPAVHESGSLPVQLSQVRPALTLSDCYQMSLVQSEIIAISADLIKVTEAHFLQALSIGLPHVSFQSSDFQQADATIEDTGGGASSASASLKNSTRNFNATQTLFNGFKAIAAMRGSKYERSQRTEEKTRAEQLLLVDVSNAFYLLIEKRQDIKVLIMTRDALANRVKELRDRADIGKSRPSEIVNAKAQFYSVEAALEVSRSQEVIARQLLEFLVGQPVGEVVDMYRFPSRLLSESYYVAKADYRPDVAAAKYAWQLKKEGILVADSGFLPEVNFETNYYTQRTGFDKGTDWDIMLTVDVPIFDGGLTLGNSKEANLQADQAALLFHRTKRLAPYDIKNTYVTLKTAMAVCDALRKTYTTAKLNYHLQRKDYMRNLVNNLDVLASIQTLQDSERNYIHALYEAKRQYWQLRVAIGQSGTESLNDAF, encoded by the coding sequence GTGATAAAAAGAATACTCGCTGTTATAATGATGTGCGCTCTGGCGTTAGGTTATAACCCAACCTATGTATTGAGCGAAAGCGATTCTGCGTCGCTCGCCGCGCATAAAACATCCGCTAAGGCAAGGCCGAAAAATAATGATTTGGCCCCGGCGGTCCATGAGTCCGGCTCTTTGCCTGTCCAACTTTCTCAAGTAAGGCCTGCTCTCACGCTTTCCGATTGCTACCAGATGTCCCTGGTGCAGAGCGAAATAATCGCTATCAGCGCGGATCTCATTAAAGTGACCGAGGCCCATTTCCTGCAGGCCCTGTCGATAGGATTGCCGCACGTCTCATTCCAATCGAGCGATTTTCAGCAGGCGGACGCTACCATTGAAGATACGGGAGGGGGAGCATCCTCAGCCTCTGCAAGCCTTAAGAATTCCACGCGTAACTTTAATGCTACACAGACCCTTTTTAACGGTTTTAAGGCGATAGCCGCCATGAGAGGATCAAAATATGAGCGCAGTCAGCGTACAGAAGAGAAGACACGCGCCGAGCAGCTGCTCCTGGTCGACGTATCCAACGCGTTCTATCTTCTGATCGAAAAGCGGCAGGATATTAAAGTGCTTATCATGACCAGGGACGCTCTTGCCAACCGCGTCAAAGAACTGCGGGACAGAGCGGACATCGGTAAATCGAGGCCCAGCGAAATAGTGAATGCTAAGGCTCAATTCTACAGTGTTGAGGCTGCGCTCGAAGTTTCGAGGAGCCAGGAGGTCATCGCGCGCCAGTTATTGGAATTTTTGGTGGGGCAGCCTGTCGGGGAAGTTGTTGATATGTACAGATTCCCATCGAGGTTATTATCGGAGAGCTATTATGTCGCGAAGGCCGATTATCGGCCGGATGTTGCGGCCGCAAAATACGCCTGGCAATTGAAGAAAGAGGGAATATTAGTGGCGGACAGCGGCTTCTTGCCGGAAGTGAATTTCGAGACCAATTATTATACACAGCGGACCGGGTTTGATAAAGGGACTGACTGGGATATTATGCTGACCGTGGACGTGCCCATTTTTGACGGCGGCTTGACGCTGGGTAATTCGAAGGAAGCGAATTTGCAGGCGGATCAGGCGGCGCTGTTATTTCACCGGACAAAACGGCTGGCGCCATACGATATCAAGAATACCTACGTAACCCTGAAGACCGCGATGGCTGTTTGCGACGCGCTTCGGAAAACATATACCACCGCAAAACTTAATTATCATCTGCAGAGGAAAGACTATATGCGGAATCTTGTCAATAACCTGGACGTTCTTGCCTCCATACAGACACTGCAGGATTCGGAGAGAAATTACATACATGCGCTCTATGAAGCGAAGCGCCAGTACTGGCAGCTTCGAGTGGCTATCGGCCAGAGCGGAACGGAGAGTTTAAATGACGCTTTCTGA
- a CDS encoding efflux RND transporter permease subunit, with the protein MTLSDLSIKRPVFGWMLMIGVIVFGAIGFTRLGVSQLPDIDFPVVTVAITWEGAAPEVMETDVTDIVEDAVMSVEGVKEVTSVSMQGITQISIEFDLSRNIDVAMQEVQTKISQAQRNLPRDIDPPIVTKTNPEDQPIMFVGLSGDKPLKELIHYVNETLKDQFTTVPGVGEIRLGGFVDPNLRVWLDAGKMQDKQLTVEDVLNAIGFQHADLPAGYIDTGLKEVNVRVYGEASTPEQFENIIIPQRVRGGPIWKNMRIGDVGRVEDGLADIRRISRSGGKTAIGLGIVKQRGTNAMDVAKGVKKRAAELQKTLPSGMHLAVVFDATQFIQDSVNELERNLFLSIILTSLVCFIFLGSWSANINVLLSIPFSLAGAFLVLYFMGFTINVFTMLGLSLVIGIVVDDAIMVLENISRYQEQGQSRMNAALTGAREITFAAIATSVAILAIFLPVIFMQGIIGKFFFQFGVTISVAVMFSLLEAITITPMRCSQFLTVGHTSALGKFVDKLMKRTSDWYRATLSRLLNMPKLVLTVAVIVFIASLALTAVLKKEFVPSQDQGRFLARIMLPLGSSIEKTNGVFLEAEKFLMGRKDIETYFSAVGSFTGGQVNSGFLFITMKDRKNRPLVNGHYETQAEFMQIARKAFGSLPGVDRAVIQDLSLSGFTAQRGFPIEFTVRGPDWDKLGEYGQEIMKQMKASGFMTDVDTDYQLGMPELQIYPDREKAASHGVSVLSIANTINAMIGGVRQGKFTSRGKRYDVRVRLLEADRSNTTDINKMWVRNEFGEVVPLSDVVTAHVKPSLFSITRKNRERAVSIYGNPAPGHSQQEALNEVLKIGKKVLPEGYRIVFSGGAQAFKESFQGLVFTLILGIFVAYMVLGVQFDSFIHPLTVLLALPFSITGAFLFLFLTGNSLNLYSMIGLILLMGIVKKNSILLVDFTNERRKQGMGVREALLDACPIRLRPILMTSIAIIAAAVPEALSKGSGSETMVPMAVSVIGGVALSTILTLFVVPCAYEIFSKFEAHRNQLSGDKKE; encoded by the coding sequence ATGACGCTTTCTGACCTATCGATTAAGAGGCCGGTATTCGGCTGGATGCTGATGATCGGTGTCATCGTCTTTGGCGCCATAGGTTTTACGCGCCTGGGAGTGAGTCAGCTCCCCGACATCGATTTTCCCGTCGTAACTGTGGCGATAACCTGGGAGGGAGCGGCCCCGGAGGTAATGGAAACAGACGTAACCGATATCGTCGAAGACGCCGTAATGAGTGTGGAAGGCGTCAAGGAAGTCACTTCGGTATCGATGCAGGGTATTACGCAGATATCGATAGAATTTGACCTTAGCCGTAATATCGACGTTGCCATGCAGGAAGTCCAGACTAAGATCTCTCAGGCGCAGAGGAACCTGCCGCGCGATATCGATCCGCCTATCGTGACCAAAACTAATCCCGAAGACCAACCGATAATGTTTGTAGGGCTTTCCGGAGACAAGCCTCTTAAAGAGCTCATTCACTATGTGAACGAAACATTAAAAGATCAATTTACCACTGTCCCGGGCGTCGGCGAAATCAGGCTGGGGGGATTTGTCGATCCCAACTTGAGAGTTTGGCTGGATGCAGGGAAGATGCAGGATAAGCAGCTTACGGTTGAAGATGTTCTGAATGCTATCGGTTTCCAGCACGCGGACCTTCCGGCGGGCTACATCGATACAGGCCTTAAGGAGGTCAATGTCCGCGTCTATGGCGAGGCCTCAACTCCGGAACAATTCGAAAATATAATAATACCTCAACGTGTGCGCGGCGGGCCCATCTGGAAGAATATGCGCATCGGGGATGTGGGTAGGGTAGAAGACGGCCTGGCGGATATCCGCAGGATCTCTCGCAGCGGAGGCAAGACCGCGATCGGGCTTGGGATAGTAAAGCAGCGCGGCACAAATGCCATGGATGTGGCTAAAGGCGTAAAGAAGAGGGCGGCGGAGCTGCAAAAAACTTTACCCTCAGGAATGCATCTGGCGGTTGTATTTGACGCGACTCAATTTATTCAGGATTCCGTAAATGAGCTGGAACGTAACCTGTTTCTTTCTATTATCCTGACCTCTCTCGTATGCTTTATATTCCTGGGCTCCTGGAGCGCGAACATTAACGTCCTACTATCGATACCATTTTCACTCGCCGGCGCCTTCCTGGTCCTGTATTTCATGGGATTCACTATTAACGTATTTACCATGCTCGGGCTTTCCCTGGTCATAGGTATAGTAGTGGATGACGCGATCATGGTACTGGAGAATATCTCGCGCTATCAGGAGCAGGGCCAGTCGCGCATGAACGCCGCGCTGACAGGTGCGCGCGAGATCACATTTGCCGCGATCGCTACGTCGGTAGCGATCCTGGCGATATTTCTGCCGGTCATCTTCATGCAGGGGATCATCGGTAAGTTCTTCTTCCAGTTCGGAGTTACTATCTCCGTAGCTGTAATGTTCTCTTTACTGGAAGCGATCACTATAACACCGATGAGATGTTCGCAATTTCTGACCGTAGGGCATACATCCGCCTTAGGGAAATTTGTCGATAAGCTCATGAAGCGGACATCCGACTGGTATCGCGCGACCCTCTCCCGTTTATTAAATATGCCGAAGCTGGTATTGACCGTGGCAGTCATCGTCTTTATAGCTTCTTTGGCCCTGACGGCGGTTTTGAAAAAAGAGTTCGTTCCCTCACAGGACCAGGGCCGTTTTCTTGCCAGGATAATGCTGCCTCTCGGCTCATCGATCGAAAAGACGAACGGTGTTTTCTTAGAAGCCGAGAAGTTCCTGATGGGGCGAAAAGATATAGAGACGTATTTCAGCGCAGTGGGCAGTTTCACGGGCGGACAGGTCAATTCGGGATTTCTATTTATCACGATGAAAGACCGGAAGAACAGGCCCTTGGTAAACGGCCATTACGAAACTCAAGCCGAATTCATGCAGATCGCCCGTAAAGCATTCGGTTCGCTGCCCGGAGTCGATCGCGCCGTAATTCAGGACCTTTCTCTATCCGGATTCACGGCGCAGCGCGGTTTTCCCATCGAATTTACGGTCAGGGGGCCGGATTGGGATAAGCTGGGAGAATACGGCCAGGAGATCATGAAACAGATGAAAGCATCCGGTTTTATGACGGATGTCGATACCGACTATCAGCTTGGTATGCCGGAGCTGCAGATCTATCCTGACCGCGAGAAGGCCGCCTCGCACGGCGTCAGTGTCCTTTCAATAGCCAACACGATCAATGCTATGATAGGAGGGGTCCGCCAGGGTAAATTCACAAGCCGTGGTAAACGCTACGATGTCCGGGTCCGGTTGCTCGAAGCCGACCGGTCAAACACGACGGATATCAATAAGATGTGGGTCCGTAATGAATTCGGAGAGGTCGTACCATTGTCGGACGTTGTAACGGCGCATGTCAAGCCTTCGTTGTTTTCGATTACCCGTAAGAACCGTGAGCGCGCTGTGAGCATTTATGGAAATCCGGCTCCGGGACACTCTCAGCAGGAAGCGCTGAACGAAGTCTTAAAAATAGGGAAGAAAGTTTTGCCCGAAGGCTACCGTATAGTATTTTCCGGTGGCGCTCAGGCCTTCAAAGAATCTTTTCAGGGCTTAGTATTTACCCTTATTCTGGGAATTTTTGTAGCGTACATGGTCTTAGGCGTTCAGTTCGACAGTTTCATCCATCCGCTTACGGTGCTTCTGGCTTTACCCTTCAGTATCACCGGCGCGTTCCTGTTCCTTTTTCTAACCGGTAACTCTCTGAATCTTTATAGCATGATCGGACTTATCCTTTTAATGGGCATAGTTAAGAAAAATTCCATCCTGCTGGTGGATTTTACGAACGAGCGCCGCAAGCAGGGGATGGGAGTGCGTGAAGCGCTTCTTGATGCCTGCCCTATACGTTTAAGGCCGATCCTCATGACGTCTATCGCTATAATCGCGGCCGCCGTACCGGAAGCGCTTTCAAAAGGTTCCGGTTCAGAGACGATGGTGCCTATGGCTGTTTCCGTTATCGGCGGAGTGGCTCTTTCCACGATCCTGACGTTGTTTGTCGTTCCATGCGCTTATGAGATATTCTCTAAATTTGAAGCTCATCGCAATCAGTTATCCGGCGATAAAAAAGAATAA
- a CDS encoding DUF5674 family protein, with product MKIIKTTLAVNELKQMAVATFGNLVKAVIDVERELIAVDAELHSDLEALLLEDGSKQNNLWGINLYTEIQGDDFIEFDSMINMRPSRGNRSRGVENEMVRKKIIEIVTKMVKR from the coding sequence ATGAAAATAATAAAAACAACATTGGCGGTTAACGAGCTTAAGCAGATGGCTGTCGCCACCTTTGGAAACCTGGTAAAGGCAGTTATCGATGTCGAGAGAGAGCTGATTGCAGTTGATGCCGAACTTCATTCGGACCTTGAAGCGCTGCTCTTAGAGGACGGCTCAAAACAGAATAACCTTTGGGGAATAAATCTTTATACGGAAATTCAAGGCGATGATTTCATTGAATTTGATTCCATGATCAATATGCGTCCGTCTCGAGGCAATAGGAGCCGCGGCGTGGAAAATGAAATGGTGCGTAAAAAGATCATCGAAATTGTTACGAAAATGGTTAAACGATGA
- a CDS encoding ABC transporter ATP-binding protein, producing the protein MPKTLSVRTLRKTYGDTIAVDGVSFDVNSNEIVGLIGPNGAGKTTIINIILGVLAPSAGTVHIEGLDIASHRSQAAAHTNFAAVYTPLPGNLTVSQNLRIFGRLYGVEGLSKRVDELLEQFDLEVFRDKKCGVLSSGEQTRVGLAKAMLNRPRLLLLDEPTTSLDPATAHEIRAKIRGFAVQGTGGVLWTSHNMYEVEDICDRVLFLSHGKILLEGDPKTMPAQHGKKTLEELFIAVAREPLTLEAD; encoded by the coding sequence ATGCCAAAGACGCTATCGGTAAGAACGCTGCGCAAAACATACGGCGACACCATCGCTGTGGATGGTGTGTCCTTCGATGTTAATAGTAATGAGATAGTCGGGCTCATAGGCCCAAACGGTGCGGGAAAGACCACCATTATAAATATTATACTTGGTGTCCTCGCGCCGTCCGCGGGGACAGTTCATATCGAGGGCCTCGATATAGCCTCGCACCGTTCCCAGGCCGCCGCGCATACTAATTTTGCGGCCGTGTACACTCCTTTACCCGGGAATTTAACCGTATCCCAAAATCTGCGTATCTTTGGTCGTTTATATGGAGTAGAAGGCCTGTCGAAACGCGTCGATGAACTTCTCGAGCAGTTCGATCTTGAGGTTTTCCGCGATAAAAAGTGCGGAGTGCTATCTTCCGGTGAGCAGACGCGCGTCGGCCTTGCCAAGGCGATGCTCAATCGTCCGCGCCTTCTTCTGCTTGATGAGCCGACGACATCGCTTGATCCGGCCACCGCTCATGAAATCCGCGCTAAGATCCGCGGCTTCGCGGTACAGGGAACAGGAGGAGTGCTATGGACATCGCATAATATGTATGAGGTCGAGGATATTTGCGACCGGGTGCTCTTTCTTTCGCACGGCAAGATCCTGCTCGAAGGGGATCCGAAGACGATGCCTGCCCAACATGGCAAGAAGACGCTCGAGGAGCTTTTCATCGCGGTAGCGCGTGAACCGCTTACACTGGAGGCAGACTGA
- a CDS encoding ABC transporter permease produces the protein MSFRRIFAIVIRQFYLIRGSFSRVFPLFAWAAVDMVLWGFLTKYLNTVASPGFNFVTALLGAVLLWDFFIRIMQGVTMAFFEDVWSRNFLNIFATPLLISEYVGGLILSSIATSMVGLGVMLFIAVTFFKLSFFVYGLTVIPSLFVLFLFGISLGIFGCALVLHFGPASEWFIWPIPALVSPFVGVLYPISTLPQWMQLISRLLPPSYVFEGLRAIVLGGKASGVMLLFSGFLAVGYILLAYWFFTKVYRNALRTGLIARYSAESLS, from the coding sequence ATGTCTTTCCGCCGTATCTTCGCGATCGTAATCCGACAATTCTATCTTATCCGCGGCAGTTTCTCGCGTGTCTTCCCGCTGTTTGCGTGGGCGGCGGTCGACATGGTCCTGTGGGGCTTTCTTACCAAATATCTCAATACCGTCGCCTCTCCCGGATTTAATTTTGTTACAGCGCTTTTAGGCGCAGTCCTTCTATGGGACTTTTTTATCCGTATCATGCAGGGCGTGACCATGGCGTTCTTCGAGGACGTCTGGTCGCGTAATTTCCTGAACATCTTCGCGACGCCGCTTTTAATATCGGAATATGTCGGCGGCCTCATCCTGTCAAGTATTGCGACGAGTATGGTCGGCCTCGGCGTAATGTTATTTATAGCCGTCACGTTTTTCAAGCTCTCTTTTTTTGTTTATGGCCTCACAGTTATACCGTCCCTTTTTGTGCTATTTTTATTCGGAATATCGCTCGGTATCTTCGGATGCGCGCTGGTGCTTCACTTTGGTCCTGCATCGGAATGGTTTATCTGGCCGATCCCGGCCCTGGTCTCGCCGTTTGTCGGCGTTCTATATCCCATTTCGACGCTCCCCCAGTGGATGCAGTTAATTTCCCGCCTATTGCCGCCGTCATATGTATTCGAAGGATTGAGAGCGATCGTATTGGGCGGTAAAGCCTCAGGAGTTATGCTTCTATTCAGCGGGTTCCTTGCCGTCGGATATATCCTTTTGGCATATTGGTTTTTTACAAAGGTCTACAGGAACGCCTTGCGTACGGGCCTCATAGCCCGCTATAGCGCGGAAAGCCTGAGTTAG
- a CDS encoding response regulator — protein MSKNKILVVDDEEDMLDFLELRLAANGYSVVTANNGNDAIRLAKEERPDLILLDIMMPGLDGSEVAGILKDNPETKSIPIVFLTCLYAKEEEKKQGHTIHGNFFVAKPFDQNELLSEIKRQIDKK, from the coding sequence ATGAGTAAAAATAAAATTCTGGTTGTGGATGATGAAGAAGATATGCTGGATTTTTTAGAACTGCGGTTAGCGGCGAACGGGTACTCTGTCGTGACGGCTAATAATGGCAATGATGCCATACGCCTTGCGAAAGAAGAGCGCCCGGATCTTATACTCCTCGATATAATGATGCCGGGGCTGGACGGAAGTGAAGTTGCCGGGATATTAAAAGACAATCCTGAAACTAAAAGTATACCGATCGTCTTTTTAACATGTCTGTACGCAAAGGAAGAAGAAAAGAAGCAGGGACATACAATACATGGCAATTTTTTTGTAGCCAAACCCTTTGATCAAAATGAGCTTTTGTCGGAAATAAAGAGGCAAATAGATAAAAAATAG